Proteins from one Bacteroidota bacterium genomic window:
- a CDS encoding acyl-CoA thioesterase, which produces MENQKIQFSHSTPVQVRFNDIDIMGHVNNAIHQYYFDYAKMKYFDHMLGTEIDWKKTGIVLANIVIDYFVPIFLEEEIEVLTKINKIGNKSFEIKQKIVNSLTSEIKSESTSTMVCFNYYLRESIAIPQDWKDRFEKFS; this is translated from the coding sequence ATGGAAAACCAGAAAATACAGTTTTCACATAGCACACCGGTTCAGGTACGTTTTAACGATATTGATATAATGGGGCATGTCAACAATGCAATTCATCAATATTATTTCGACTATGCCAAAATGAAATATTTTGACCATATGCTTGGTACTGAAATAGATTGGAAAAAGACCGGCATTGTCCTTGCAAATATTGTTATTGATTATTTTGTGCCAATTTTTCTTGAAGAAGAAATTGAAGTTTTAACGAAAATCAATAAAATTGGAAATAAAAGTTTTGAAATCAAACAGAAAATTGTGAATAGCCTGACATCTGAAATAAAATCGGAAAGCACTTCAACTATGGTTTGTTTCAATTATTATTTGCGAGAATCAATAGCTATTCCGCAAGATTGGAAAGATAGATTTGAAAAATTCAGTTAG
- a CDS encoding AraC family transcriptional regulator, protein MDQNKQQTEKNRKEYLGRINKVIDYIEQNIDTQLSLKKLSDVANFSQFHFHRIFSSIIGETLNSFIRRKRLEKAASAIIANNNLSILDIAIQCGFSSSATFSRSFKEYFSKSPSAYKAEKQNSNIRKLFSNNSEIVEKNSGYLCNELLIFNEKKLVMKTKVEVKEMPELNVAYCRHIGPFNQIGKAYEKLMRWAGPRGLINFPNTKMLSVFHDDPNITGKDGVQQSACITVPENTKVDGEIGTMTVAGGKFAIARFEIDETQFQESWDLIMCKWLPESGYQCDDKLPYELYHNDHQQHPEKKFILDICVPVKPL, encoded by the coding sequence ATGGATCAAAACAAACAACAGACTGAAAAAAACAGAAAGGAATATCTCGGTAGAATAAATAAAGTAATCGACTATATTGAGCAAAATATTGATACACAATTAAGTCTTAAGAAACTTTCTGATGTAGCCAATTTTTCGCAATTTCATTTTCATAGAATTTTTTCATCAATTATTGGCGAAACGCTAAATTCCTTTATCAGGAGAAAAAGACTTGAAAAGGCGGCTTCTGCCATTATTGCAAACAATAATCTATCTATATTAGATATTGCAATACAATGTGGTTTCTCAAGTTCGGCAACATTTTCTCGCTCTTTCAAAGAATATTTTAGCAAAAGTCCATCTGCTTATAAGGCTGAAAAGCAAAATAGCAATATTCGCAAACTCTTTAGCAATAATAGTGAAATTGTTGAGAAAAACTCCGGCTATCTTTGCAATGAATTATTAATATTTAATGAAAAAAAGTTAGTTATGAAAACAAAAGTAGAAGTGAAAGAAATGCCCGAATTGAATGTTGCATATTGTCGGCACATTGGACCATTCAACCAGATAGGTAAAGCTTACGAAAAACTCATGCGATGGGCTGGTCCAAGAGGATTAATCAATTTCCCTAATACGAAAATGTTATCTGTATTTCACGACGATCCGAACATTACCGGGAAAGACGGTGTTCAGCAAAGTGCATGTATCACTGTTCCTGAAAACACAAAAGTTGATGGAGAAATTGGAACTATGACCGTTGCAGGTGGAAAATTTGCGATAGCTCGTTTCGAAATCGACGAAACTCAATTTCAGGAATCCTGGGATTTGATTATGTGCAAATGGTTGCCTGAAAGTGGTTATCAATGCGACGATAAACTACCATACGAATTATATCATAACGATCATCAGCAACATCCCGAAAAAAAGTTTATCCTTGATATTTGTGTGCCTGTGAAACCATTATAA